GTACCCCTGCATCTGTCCTCCTAGCCCGAAGCCACCCCAAGACCTGACAGGAGGCACTTCCCTGGCCTAGTTGTTATGGCCAGTCGCATCCAGACCTTTCTCCTCATTTAGCCCTTTGGCTGCCTTCAACTTCCAATAGGACTCACGCCTCCTCCCCCACATCCTTAGCAATTGAGTTTCTCCACCACCCCTCTAGCTGCCCTGCTTTGCCTCTGGGCATTAGGGCGCCTTCCCAGCCCCGGCTCTCTGCGGTTTCTGCCCTTCTGGGCTCGCCGGGCGGGGGCGGAGCAGACCCTCCCGAAGAGCCCGTGTGAGTGGCCTGGACTGAGCAATGGGGTAGGGAGGAGGGATTGTGTTGAGGTTAATTTCCTCCGTTTGAGGTCCAATTTCGCGTTTTGGGGTGGCATTCCTCAGGGGCTCAACAATCCCAGGGTTTCTAGTCAGTTTGCATCCAGCCTCCTTTTCAGGGCTCTTGCAAACCTCCTTTTCATCTCACCCACCCGATGTCTGGCACCCGTCACCATCTGTTCTGCGCGCACTCACTGAGGGTAACTCACCAGGTAGATGGCACCCTGGACTGCTGCGGGCGACCACTCACCGGGGCGTGCAGGCCGCCAGGTTCTGAGCTGGCACCTCTGCGCTCTTCCTCCACTTAACTCGCTGGCTTGAGCTCCCGGCCGCCGACTCCTCGCTGCGCTGCCGCTAGTCCGGGGCTATGCTCTGCCTGTTTGCAGGCTCGCAAAGGGGAGCAACCACGGACTTGAGTGCGGCTGTTCTCGGTGCGCTCCGGGCTGCGCCCGCCTAGGCTTCGAGACCCCGCGCAGCCGGAGGAGCAGCCAGAGGAATCTTTCCGGAACACTCCTTAGGCTCTACCACTCCTGGAGGAGAGTTTTGACCCGGGCGCTAGACCCGCGGGCGCCTGCATACGCGGGAGTTGCAGGGGATAGGTTTCCGCGTGCTCGCCCTCCCGCAGGTCCCGGTGCTCGCCGCCTCGCGGTGCACACACACCTCTGGCTGCCTCCTGCGCCGCTGGCTGGAGGAGTTCGGACTCCACTAGTAGGAACATGGGGGCTTGGGGGTGGGATCACCTAGTTGTTTCCCTTCTCAGCTCAACTTTCAATGTTTAAAATGCTCCGACAGAGCTCTGAGAGCAggtatttaaatacattttccgGGCTCTCAGTGGGTGAGGAAGCGCGCGCGTGTGTGTTGGTGTATATCAGGGGTGGGGTCCGGCCGTCGCCGAGGCTTCTTTTGGTGTGACACCCGCTTATTCCTGGCAACTCCTCCTCAACTTTGTGGATGGAGTGCGTCTTTCCCAAGCTCCTGTCGTGACACCGCATTTACAAAACCACAAACACATAACAAGCCTCCCAAGGCCTTTAATACTCAGGGACGTTTTGTGAGGCCAGTTACCTGCTGGCGTCTTCCAAGTGGTCCAGACTCGGTTCGGGCCAGAGACCCTGGGATGCGGTAGTCCCGAGCCCCGCGCCCCAGAGGAGCCCTAGAAAGAGGGCTGCGGAGGAGGCGGCGCTGCTCTGACCCGGGCCCAGTTTCTGCCCGGCGGAACCGTGCAGGGAAAGCTCGGATTTCGCTGAGGTCGGCTTCCTGGCCGTGGCTTTCTGGAGCCTGGCGTTTCATAAATATAGCCTGGCGTTTGCCCCTGAATTAgactctgtttccttatttagCCCTTGCACAATGATTTTAGATGATGTCACTTAGAGCTAAACGAGAAAATTGATCTCAGATTTGCTTGGCCTTTAAAGCCTGGTTAAGCAGATTGAGAAttaaaaagacagaggaaaaagcaaaggggCGGGGGAGGATGGCGAGGTGTGCGCCCGAAAGACTGAGCGGAGGGGAGGGCGTGCCGCGCGGCGAAGAGCGCCCCCGCCTCTTCTGGGCGGGGGAACTTCACTCACCAATGAAAAGTAGTCACTGactgcagagggaaaaaaaaaagttttcctgttGACTGTTGGAAGCGAATTGAGCAATTATCTAGTTTACCTTCTCCTCTTGGAAGTTAACGATTGGCGAGATCTTGGCTGCGTTATTGACACAACACTTTCTATTGATAGAAATAAGTAGTGATTGTCCTCGAGTCATTGGTGCGCCAAGAACTCTGCGATGGGCTGGCAGGAGTCCATTGGGCTGGGCAGGCAGGTTCGGCTGGTGATGCtggggaggcggaggaggaggctGCTGGTGGTGATGGTGCCCGTCCTCCTCTCCGCAGGTTTGTGACAAGCAGGGAACAAGGCAACGACGGCGCAGCCTGGCCCCGGCTGACGGACGCTGGCGACTCAGTCATGGACAGTACCTGCCACAACGCGACTGCCAAAATATTAGCTACTGCTCCGGCCCGGGGCAACATGATGAGCACCTCCAAACCCTTGGCTTTCTCCATCGAACGAATCATGGCGCGCACTCCCGAGCCCAAGGCCCTGCCCGTCCCTCACTTCCTGCAGGGAGCCGTGCCCAAGGGGGACCCCAAGCACTCTCTGCATCTTAACTCGTCGATCCCCTGCATGATCCCCTTCGTGCCTGTGGCGTACGACACGAGCTCCAAGGCCGGCATGGCTGGCTCGGAGCCGCGGAAGACGAGCCTGGAGGCTCCGGCGGCCCCGGCGGCGGCGCCCGCAGCGCCCGCGTTCAGCTGCAGCGACCTGCTCAACTGCGCGCTGAGCCTCAAGGGCGACCTGGCCCGCGACGCGCTGCCGCTGCAGCAGTACAAGCTGGTAAGGCCGCGCGTGGTCAACCATTCTTCCTTCCACGCCATGGGAGCCCTGTGCTACCTGAATCGAGGTGATGGCCCGTGCCACCCGGCGGCCGGCGTTAACATCCACCCGGTGGCCTCCTACTTCCTCAGTTCCCCTCTGCACCCTCAGCCAAAAACGTATTTAGCTGAAAGGAATAAACTGGTGGTCCCGGCGGTGGAGAAGTACCCCTCGGGAGTAGCTTTCAAAGACTTGTCCCAGGCTCAACTGCAGCATTATATGAAAGAAAGCGCCCAGCTTCTGTCGGAAAAAATCGCTTTCAAAACCTCTGACTTCACCCGAGGCTCTCCTAATACCAAGCCCAAAGTTTTCACTTGCGAAGTGTGTGGAAAGGCAAGTACTCTGTAGAAGGAAGGTCTGCCCGCCTGccttcctttacttctttctttccttcgcTCTtacccctttccttccctcctttcaaatttcattttattttgttattatttgtagACGTTTGCTATAAGATTATTTCCTTACCCCCTCCCCggaccgccccccaccctgccaggtTTGATTTCAAAGTGCTTGTTGGGCTAACTTGTTCTCTGTGTGTTTAACTTTAAGGTCTTTAACGCACACTATAACTTAACCCGTCACATGCCAGTGCACACAGGAGCCAGACCCTTCGTTTGCAAAGTCTGTGGAAAGGGCTTCCGGCAAGCCAGCACCCTGTGCAGGCACAAGATCATTCACACCCAGGTGTGTGTTCATCTGTCTCAATTTCTCCTGGCTTACTTCCAAACAGTTTGTAGAAAAATAGCTGCTGAACTCTTATTCTTTAGCATAAGGTTTGAAATGTGCTAGCTGGACGGGGGAAATGCtatgtttttgcctttgttctgcTTAAAAGCACGAGAGACAGCATTACTGTGTTTTTGAGTTTGCAGGGCTCCCCTTAACAAAATACCTTAacttcctacttttctttcctttctctcaggaAAAACCTCACAAATGTAACCAGTGTGGCAAAGCATTTAATAGAAGTTCCACTTTAAACACACATACCCGAATACACGCAGGCTACAAACCGTTTGTGTGTGAATTCTGTGGCAAAGGATTTCATCAAAAAGGTATAGAACCCAGGAGGCCTTTCATGGCAGTCTTACCGAAAGTTCTaatcttttccaaatatttttttttgggggggggatgatGTTTTGAAGTGTTGGTGGTTACTGGCACCTACGTTGACATTTCAACCTCTTAGCTGTGTGACTGATTAATATTAGAGAAAGGCATAGTTTATATACTGAGAGGGTATTTCCTAACTGcttgttctcattttataaaattggattaataaatatgttttaatatgtgGAGGGAACGGCCTCATTGTTGATATTTACAAGTAAACTTGGGGAGAGAAGTGCAGGCGGGAGGGCAGCCCTGCACCTGCTGTCCGAGCTGTGGCTGCTCTTCCTCTTGCTTTCCAAGGGTCCACTCCTCTCTTTTCAAGCTCTCTTTTCAGATCCACATCCCTGTCATTTGTCTGTTTCAGGGAATTACAAAAACCACAAGTTGACCCACAGCGGGGAGAAGCAGTTCAAGTGCAATATCTGCAACAAGGCTTTCCACCAGGTTTACAACCTCACCTTCCACATGCACACTCACAATGACAAGAAGCCCTTCACCTGCCCCACGTGTGGCAAGGGCTTCTGCAGGAACTTTGACCTCAAGAAGCACGTCCGCAAGCTGCATGACAGCAGCCTGGGGCTGGCCCGCACGTCTGCTGGGGAGCCCGGCACCGACCCATCGCCCCCTCTACAGCAGATGCCGCCTGCGACCTTGCCACCTCTTCCACCACCGCTGCCACCCCCTGGGCCCCTGCAGCCCGGGCTCCACCCGGCCCATCAGTGATCAAGGCCAAAGTCCCTTCCCAGCCCCTTTAGGGTCCCCACTACTGAGGCAACAAGGGAATAGAGCTGGGTCATGCAGATCCAAGCTTGTCTGCAGACCCCTGGGCATATTGGGCCCCACATGTTAAAGCAGATCAGAAGCCTCTGCATTTCCTGGCCTTTCGCCTCTTGCATGCACCTGCTAAATGGTTTTGTGTATTATATCCTATATAGGCACTAACAATTATGAGAAAATTTGGGggtttgtttccaatttttttttttttttaatttggaaagacTTCATCTCGGGTGGAGAgatggtgtttgttttgttttgttttttaaacaaaattctgCTGTATTTATTGAGATCTGTATTATCCTACCCGGGAATGCTgcaccattttaattttatgattgtATATATTTCCATTGTGTTATTCTGCTGTCTCAAGATGCCTGCCGATTGTTTATtatcatttcctctttccctgagGTAACGAGACActgtgtatatgttatatatacacgCATAGATGTGTGTGCCTGTAAAGGCACGTTCCACATTCGtgagcacatacacacaaatacacattaGAGAAAGGTGGTTCATTATGGATGAATTTGAATTTCGGTTTTGATTATTGCACGTGAGAATTGATTCATTGACTGTTGGAAATAAAGACTTGGAACATGCTTATTTAATCAACAAACTTTAGGGTTCTGTTCATATGATCCAACTAGAGATCACTTTTCTGACCCCCTCatccttcatattttttaaaagtccaactCTGGGTTAATATCACCTAAGGTTTGATCTGAAAAATTCACCAAGAACAAACAATAGTCTTTTTAAACAGTTATAACTTTGGTAAAGTAATGAAATTTGACAAAGTTCAGAGACAGTAGATGTGGATTTTCTAATAGAAACATGTCTGGGCCATCTGATACGTTTGTAGCGCTCAGTTAAACGGAAACAACGTATCTAGGAGAGGTGTGTAATATACATACCAAAGAGGCTTTAGGACAATACCATTCAGAAGGATGTCTATTGTTTGCATCCTGAAGGCACAGACTGACTTCTATGCAGCTGGCAAAAAGAGCCTCcgtgtttttatgtgtgtatatgtgtttatagACGAATATACTTCCATTCAAGGAGCAAACATGGATGAAAACCAAAGTGTGGAGGGTGCCAGGTCCTTGAAATGCTTCAAGTGTTAATCAGCAGCTCCGCTGTGAGCTCGGGCTCTGGTGTTTTCTAACTGCAAGTCTCTCCTGTTTTCTTGCCAAAACAGTGAAACAACTGCTAAAGACTTTAATTAAGAGGGGTAATTAGTTCAGATTTATCAAAGCCGGGTTGTTATACTATTAGCTGCTCAGTAGAAGCTGCCAGACAAACTCACAGCGCAGCGCAGCCATCCCACCGCAGCGGGACCACGTCCGGGGAGAGGTGCTGGGGAAAGCGGGCCGCAGGGGTCCCCGCCTCGCCACCACGGTCCCCGAACCCCTGCCGGCCTGCTGGGTGCGTCTCGGCCCCTCCCTCGGCCTGGTGCTCCCGGCAGGCCTGGCCGCCGCCGACTATCCGCCGCAGTTCCAGGCGACGGGTTTAGGCTCCAGAGAACCCAAGACTTCCTTCCTGCGCCTGGGGCAGGGCAGCGTCGCCAACTCTTGGAGCGCCCCGACGGATGCAGGAGGGAGGCGCGGGGAACGAGTCTAAGATTTGCTGTCCCGCCTCACTTTTGCCGTCTTGCGGAGCTCAAGGAAATGGGGCGCTATCAGCCAAAGGCGGGACGAAGGACGAGGCAAGGGGCACCGCAGGGGCACGGCCTCGATTTCCTTAGCAACCAGAATCCGCATTTCAAGGCAGGGAAAGATTGACGCAGGTGCCGCGCGCCCATGACCTGAGGGGCTCCTCCGCGGCCCAAAGGGCAAGGAGGCGACAGCCCCGGAGAGGACCGAGGGCGAGGGGGTGAGCGGGCCCCGCTGGATATCTACGCCAAGTCCAACCCCGGTCCCTCTCGGGTTGGGGAAGCCCAAGACGCGGAGCGCGGAGTCGTACCGGAGGGTTCGGAGAACAGGGAATTACTGCTTCTCCGCGCAGGACTGGGGCCCACCAGCCCCCCGCTCTTACCCTAGGACGCACGCCCTTCGCCATCCCATAGGTCTCGCGCACTGGGGCTTCTAAGGCCAGGCCCAGCGATTATTACATCGAATCCCCACGTTTCTCTTTTCCTGACACCCCCACACCTCATCTTATCCTTTGCTGTGGCCAGATCCATGCTAGATTTGACTCAGAAAGTGATGGAGAGTTGGGGGAATTCCGTGGTTGGGTGGACTCCGAATCGATGGGGCTGGCAGAAGTGCAGCCTCTCTCCGAATGTCGCCGCCGATGGAAAATTCTCGTCCTAGGCGCTGGCTACATTCCCTCACAGCAGCCCGCGCCACAGAGAGGGAGTTTCTGGAAATGTCGTAGTTTATAGATAACCACCTTCTGGAGGTGGCTTAGGTGGATCTTGAAAGCATTTGTTCTCCTTGAGTAAACA
Above is a genomic segment from Mustela nigripes isolate SB6536 chromosome 4, MUSNIG.SB6536, whole genome shotgun sequence containing:
- the FEZF1 gene encoding fez family zinc finger protein 1 isoform X2 codes for the protein MDSTCHNATAKILATAPARGNMMSTSKPLAFSIERIMARTPEPKALPVPHFLQGAVPKGDPKHSLHLNSSIPCMIPFVPVAYDTSSKAGMAGSEPRKTSLEAPAAPAAAPAAPAFSCSDLLNCALSLKGDLARDALPLQQYKLPKTYLAERNKLVVPAVEKYPSGVAFKDLSQAQLQHYMKESAQLLSEKIAFKTSDFTRGSPNTKPKVFTCEVCGKVFNAHYNLTRHMPVHTGARPFVCKVCGKGFRQASTLCRHKIIHTQEKPHKCNQCGKAFNRSSTLNTHTRIHAGYKPFVCEFCGKGFHQKGNYKNHKLTHSGEKQFKCNICNKAFHQVYNLTFHMHTHNDKKPFTCPTCGKGFCRNFDLKKHVRKLHDSSLGLARTSAGEPGTDPSPPLQQMPPATLPPLPPPLPPPGPLQPGLHPAHQ
- the FEZF1 gene encoding fez family zinc finger protein 1 isoform X1, coding for MDSTCHNATAKILATAPARGNMMSTSKPLAFSIERIMARTPEPKALPVPHFLQGAVPKGDPKHSLHLNSSIPCMIPFVPVAYDTSSKAGMAGSEPRKTSLEAPAAPAAAPAAPAFSCSDLLNCALSLKGDLARDALPLQQYKLVRPRVVNHSSFHAMGALCYLNRGDGPCHPAAGVNIHPVASYFLSSPLHPQPKTYLAERNKLVVPAVEKYPSGVAFKDLSQAQLQHYMKESAQLLSEKIAFKTSDFTRGSPNTKPKVFTCEVCGKVFNAHYNLTRHMPVHTGARPFVCKVCGKGFRQASTLCRHKIIHTQEKPHKCNQCGKAFNRSSTLNTHTRIHAGYKPFVCEFCGKGFHQKGNYKNHKLTHSGEKQFKCNICNKAFHQVYNLTFHMHTHNDKKPFTCPTCGKGFCRNFDLKKHVRKLHDSSLGLARTSAGEPGTDPSPPLQQMPPATLPPLPPPLPPPGPLQPGLHPAHQ